GGGCACGGTGTCAGTCCAGGAATACTGCATGCGGTCTACGCCGGACTGGTTCACGATTTCGAGCGTGAGACCGTCACCGCCGTCCTTGCGTTTGACCATGCTGTACCAGTCGCCGTCGCGGAGGCCCACCCAGTAGAAGCTGCCCATCTCCCAGCGGCGGAGTTGTTCGCTCATGCCGCGGATGTATGCCATAAAGTAGTTCGTCGGGTTCGGGTCGTTGTAATCCATCTTTTCGTAATGCACTCCGTTCTTGTCGCCCGGGCCCATGGCGCCGCCCCATTCGGTACACACCGTGCGGTCGGCGTATTTGCCCACTTTGCCCTGGAAGCTCCGCATCCAGCCGTCCTCGGTGGTGATGCTCATGTTCCAGAAGGTGTATTCGTGTACGGCAAAGAGGCAACCCTCGAAACGCGGGTCGTCGGCGATGTCGGGCACGTTCCAGGCGAGACCCGAACCGTCCAAAAGGATGTGGTCGCGAGGCACGTCGGGGAAGGTTTCGAGCCACTTGGCGTAGAGGTTACGCAGTTCGTCCTTGGAGTACATGTGCGGTTCGTTGAAAATCTCGAAGTAGGCGTTGGGGTTGCTGCCGTACTCGGCGACTAGCTTCTTCCACATAGCCCACCAGTTATCCATGTTCTTGGGGCCGGAAGGCTGTGCCGGGCCCCAGTAGCCCATCACCACGCGCCCGTGGGTGAGCGCCGCGTCGATCACGCCCTTGTACGAGTTCCAAAAGGTAGAAATGGTGGGTTCGTTCACCGGCATGCGCAGGCTGTTGGTGCCGAGCATCTCCACGAACTGCCCCACGATGCGGTCGGCCTTCTGGTAGGCGGATTCGTAGGTGTCGGAGAGCGAGAGCCCCGAGAGCACCAATACGTCGGAGACGAAGTTGTCGCGTTTGTCGGCCCAGTTGAGACCGCGGAACTGGTTCGTTTTTGCGTAAGTACCCGCACATGCGAGCAGAACTGTGCAGAGGACTGCACTTATAAATTTGTTTCCCATACTAAACCTCTTTTTCCATAAAGTAGTATGAAATTTTTGAAAAAAAACGCCTCTGTGACCAATTTGCTTTGAGAAATTATCAATGGTTTGTCAAAACTGCAAAGGAAAAGTTACATCTGCGGTTAAAAACGGGGTGAAAAAAGCTACTTCTATATTGATAAAAAATGCCAAGTTTGATGTATATTAAAATGTAGGTCTAAAATGTTGAATGTTGACGAAATAAGCGATTACAGGGATCTGCTCAAGGATTACTATGTGCAGCGTAAGCTGGAGTTTCCGCTGTATTCGTACAAGATGATGGGGCAAAAGCTCGGGCTCGAGACCAGCCAAATGTTTCGCGTGCTCAGCAAGGAGTACCACCTGCCCACGCAGAGCGTGCCCCTCGCCAAGGATTTGCTCAAGCTCAAGGGCCGTAGCGGCGAGCTTTTTGAGCTGTTGGTAGCCGCCGCAAAGGCGAAATCGCCTGCAAAAAAGGACAAACTCTACAAAATGGCGCTCTCGCTCAAGGACGTCAAAATGCGCAAGCTCAACACGAACGAGCTTTTGTTCTTGAGTAAGTGGTGGATTCCGGTGGTGCGCGCGGTGCTCGAGATGAACGGTGGCAATGCTGAAATCTCGAAGCTTGCCAAGCAGGTGCGGCCTGCGGTGTCGACGGAGCAAATCGAGGAGGCGCTGCGCGTTCTCAAGGAACTCAACTTGATTACTCCGCTGGCGTCGAACCGCTACGCCGTGAC
This genomic stretch from Fibrobacter sp. UWP2 harbors:
- a CDS encoding carbohydrate-binding protein; the protein is MGNKFISAVLCTVLLACAGTYAKTNQFRGLNWADKRDNFVSDVLVLSGLSLSDTYESAYQKADRIVGQFVEMLGTNSLRMPVNEPTISTFWNSYKGVIDAALTHGRVVMGYWGPAQPSGPKNMDNWWAMWKKLVAEYGSNPNAYFEIFNEPHMYSKDELRNLYAKWLETFPDVPRDHILLDGSGLAWNVPDIADDPRFEGCLFAVHEYTFWNMSITTEDGWMRSFQGKVGKYADRTVCTEWGGAMGPGDKNGVHYEKMDYNDPNPTNYFMAYIRGMSEQLRRWEMGSFYWVGLRDGDWYSMVKRKDGGDGLTLEIVNQSGVDRMQYSWTDTVPAVQEPFGDAPIAIPGKVEAENFDKGGNGVSYYDKVLKNQGGAYREDYVDIVPLGCAEAESCSTPTGYAIGYTESGEWLEYTVNVAKAGTYGVQANMATSSEKAGIALSLNGKALGDTLIAKQGEDWETYTAISTKVELPEGENVLKVSIVGNYVNLDWIEFCEGQCEAPKDTSTLAIAHGATRGTINNGAATGYSVDFDASRTYRVFDLNGKMLGRVTGKNVREIRAKVRNELKCQGAYYLK
- a CDS encoding DUF4423 domain-containing protein; translated protein: MLNVDEISDYRDLLKDYYVQRKLEFPLYSYKMMGQKLGLETSQMFRVLSKEYHLPTQSVPLAKDLLKLKGRSGELFELLVAAAKAKSPAKKDKLYKMALSLKDVKMRKLNTNELLFLSKWWIPVVRAVLEMNGGNAEISKLAKQVRPAVSTEQIEEALRVLKELNLITPLASNRYAVTQANFTSSGAARVTAIRSYQNQLLALAQDSIVNVAPESRNISSLLVGVDEEGFEDLKNMTMEFRRQVQKRVEEVQKPKKAMQFVFALYPVADVGDGK